The genomic region GAGATGATGGTACATATTAAATAGTGGTCTTGAGTACGTCTGCTCTGCTTATGCTGTGATAACAATGCGACTTCTTGATCATATTGTTGCCCATCATATTTAATATAATGGACAAGAGCTTTATCTAGATTGCAAGACAATCTGAAATAGAGTTGGACGTCGTGCTGGGTCGTTGTTTCTAGAGTAGCCCTGCCCTAGAAGAAGAGCAAAACATATTCCTTAATTTGCATGAGCTCCCGTACTTGGTCTAGTGGTGAGCATTGTTTCTAACATGAAGGATCTCAAGCCCTAGGAGGGCTCAAAGATCATGGGCCTTAGAGATTCGAGGGACTCTAGGGGGTCGGGTGATCGGAAGAGTTCGAGAAGTTTAGGAGTACCCTAAAGAAAGTCTTGAGAGCCTTATATACCCTGGGGCCTCTGGTCTCGTTTGTGCTGATAGGAGCAGGATTGTGAGAGAGCCGGGTCAAGATCCTAACACGAGCGACACCAACATTAGCCAGTTAGGCTCTCAAGACGCGAGGCCCTAGAAACTCATGGCTGGCTTTAGTTGGACCTACGATGAATTCTTTTACTAAGATCACCAAAAAGGTATCATCTGTAAGTCTAGCCTTCTCCGGACGATGACACACAAGTGATGGGAAAAATTTCTCAGCCGACATATCAAAAGGATATACCAATAATGTCTAAAGGGGTACTATATAAAGGTGGTGCCAGGGTCCCATAATTATTACtctctccgtttctttttagttgtcgctggatagtttaattttgcactattcagcgacaactaaaacgaaacggagagAGTATCTTGCAGAAACAGTCTTTACAACAGTACCCGTAGTCGAAGGAAAAAAAATCACCGCTGGAAACCATGTCCAATAAAAATCTTTCCACCGTGTCATGTTTGGCTCAGGAGGAATCAGGAATGGGCCAGGGCCGACTTGATTAGAGTGCCTCTCCGGCTCTCCCACAGCCACAGCGTGTGCGCGCCAAAAAAAAAAGAATCGCCGTTGCCGGGGATCGAACCCGGGTCACCCGCGTGACAGGCGGGAATACTCACCACTATACTACAACGACAACTGTTGCCCTGAAATACAAGGGGCACAAATTAGCCATTACTGTTGACAGCGAACGAAGCAAGCGCAAACTGCAAAGCTGAAGCACACGATAGTTCTGTAGCAAATCTGCTTCACTTGGATGGCATTTGTTCCGGCGGCCAGCCCAGCCGGTCACCGCTGCCTGCCTTGCCGGGAGAGACTCTGAAAATCAGACTGCATACGTTATACATCTGCTGAGCTGCACACAGAATCCAGAGGAACGAGGCTTTAGCAGTCCGATAACTAGACAACAATCTGAGAAGCAGGCATGTAGCAGTACTGCAATAGTATCAGTGAAGTGTTGTATTAGTACAAATGTATAATATCCGTGCAATAACCTTTCTAAACTAGTTACAGGAGTTCTTTCAGAGCAGACAGTGCAGAACGACAATAAACCTGGACATGAGACCGTATCTTTCTCTTTGCAGCAGAATCCTCCTGACAGCTGGTCAACTACTAAATTTAAGCTGGGTTAAGGCAGTACTGAAAGCCCAACACCGTATGCACACCACCACAACCTTGCTACGTGATCCCACATCATGAACAAAGTACAATCGGGCTAGTGGTATTCCAGAGAAACTCTGGGCGGAAAAAAAATCCTCTACGTTCTGCAGAATGAACAAACAATCTGACGATTTTGTAGTCGTCCTGTAATTgcagaaaaataaaataaaaaatcttGCACCCACAGAAATGACCTTTTTTCAGATGTAAACAGTGTTCAGTGCATTTATATTAGTTCAATATAATCTCAGCTATACACACTGAACACCAGCACAAGAAGCATGGACCACAGTGGAGGTAGTTCCACTCATTATCAGTTCCTCAATTCTTCTAATTACATGAAAATTTGACCTTTCAAGCAAGCCAAAAGAAGCTGGCACTGGCAGAGGCCCCAAAAAAAAAAAACTGCCAATCAGGCAAACGCGCTCATTCAGCCAGGGGATCAGAACTCACGAAGCTCGCAACAACATCCATGGAATGACGCAAGCCTTCTGGGACATCAATTTCCCGTGACATCCCTCGCACTTCATCGATCCTGCAGTCCGCGGCTGCCGGTCTTGAGCTCTCCTCCCAGCCGCCTCCAACCTCCGAGTTGCCGTTGAAGCACAGAGCAGGATCGGCACACGCCACGGAGCCCACACTGCACGGCTTCTGAAAAGGGAGCACGCCGCCGACCTCGGCGTCGATCTTGCCCCGGATATCGAGCAGGAGACCCCGGAGCCTCGCCACCTCCGCCTCCAAAGCTGCATGGCCCTGCAGCCGTCTCTGGAGCTGCTGGTTGGCGGCGCGGAGCTTCTTGACCTCCTCTTCCAGAAAGGCCGCGtgcgccttcttcttctcccggtACTTGCGCACAGCTTCCCTGTTCCCCAGCGGTCTGCGCGGCTTCGCCGAGTCCTCCctggcgtcgtcgtcgtcctccccGCCGCTGCCCAGGACCAGGGTGTGCGCGTGCAGGCACGTGTGGGTGTGCATGGCGACCGAGGGGCCGGGCGGGTTGCAGCTGTGCGTGTGGGTGCAGGTCGTCGTGGCGCTGTTGAAGAACTCGTCGAAGCTGTCAGGCATCTCCGGGTGGGAGAAGAGCAGTTGGCAGGGGAGGTCAGCTCCATCGTCCATTGTGGCAGAGAATGTGTGCCGAGAACAAATTTCTCCGCCTGTGGTCAACGGACAAGTCGCACAAGAAAGATGCctgaaaagagagagagaggtgaaGGAATCAAGAGCTTGTCTAAAAGATGTTCCTTGAAGGGTCTTGAAGCTTTAATAAGAACTGAATTTCTGAGCAACGGTTGCTGGGGGGCAAACTAACGGATCACATCACAAATGAAACAAACTTGCAGGTGCAGGGCAGTAGACCTCACCACTCAGCAGTAGAACCCGGGAGGGAGGAAGGAAACACTCGAGAAAGGACACCAAACTCCAAGAAATGGTGAGCTGCCCGAATTCGGTGGAGGTAAATTCACAAAAAAAGatagtagaggttggaagggtgagGACTGGAAACCACCTAGGAGGTATCGGTAAGCTAGCCGGAAAAGCAGGATTCCGGCATCAGAATATCGGAGCGACGATATGGAATCGACGGTAGGGCGTCTCTCGTTCCCTCGCCGCCGAGCTAGCTAACCTCTAGCGGGTAGAAATTTTGTACCTCCCCTTTCTCTCCTCCCCTTTCGCCTTTTCTCGGATTCTTTCTTTATGGTGTCGCCACCGATCTTTTTGGCGACGTCCGATCCAGTGCGTTGCGTTTTAGCTGCGATTGGAGAGGAGAATCCCGGAAAGGGAGCGGCGTTCTGTGTCGTGGAGGAGGAGATGGGACGCCGACGTGATCCGATCAGTGGTGGGCGGTGGAGACGGAGGGAGGGGACGATTCCCTGTTCTTGCCAGTGCTGGGAGGTTTTTGTTGGCTCGCAATGACCGAATCTTTTTGCTTGCGGTGGCCTGCCACTTGGCCTGGTTTTGTCTTTCAGTTGGACTTTTTTGCACCTCAATATTGTTGCCTAGTTGACAATGCACGTCATTGTTCATAAATAACACGAACATGCCAGCAGAGAAGAGTCGGTAAAGTTGCTACAATATTATTCAATCAAACTATATAAAGAGGTAGAATGGAGAAAGCTTATGTATAAAACTTGAGCATCCAAGTGTTGTTTAATACCCATTCTGTCATAATTTATAATTTATTTCACTTTTTTAAATCCAATTTGACCGATTCGTTTTATTAATTTTTTTAcgaaaaataaaaaaattaaatTCATACTTAAAGTATATTGCTCTCTGTCtcaatttataatttgtttgatTGTTTACTAACTTTGACCGACTTGTCTTATTCAAAAATATTATAATTATTATTAGTTTTCACTGTGATATTATTTATCATATAATATATTTTAAGTATTGTTTTGATTTTTTTGATTTTTGATTTTTTGGAATAAGACAAACCGATCAAATTTGATATAAAAAAgtcaaatgaattataaattaGCATGAAGAGAGTATATGTTAAATGATATCAgataaaaaaaataataattatGAATTTTTTTGAACTTGGTTAAAATCACGAATTAGGCACGTTCCATTCAGGATCCCATCCAATGTTCCCAAAATTGTGGTATGCCCGACCATCCACCCTATTCTTAGATGAATGTTGTCCCACGCTCTTTCTCCTCTTCATCCCATCTTCTCTTGAATTACCATTTTAATGTATGCATGTTTTCTGTCTTTTTTAAATAGACAGGAGATCTACCTAATATATTGAAAAGGAGAAAAATGACATGGTAAAATGGTTTAGAACAACCAGGATAAGATCCTAGGCACACGGGCCACTAGCCTAAGGAAAGGGGGAAAAACGAAAACAACCCACAATTAAGAAAAGCATCTAAGAAGATAAGGGAATTATCAGATGTCTAGCCTCTTCCAACTTTCAGGGTGCCGCCTCACACTCTATTTTTACAACAGTTTATTGGTGTCTCGAGAATCTGAGATCAAAGATTCTCGCATTTCTTTCCCGCCAGATTTACCAAATCAAAAAAATCAACAACGATATGAGGCCTTTCCTATTACATTATGCCGACGTGGCTGATCTCTCCCATCAGGGCATAAGGGAGTGGAAGTGCCCCCAATTAGACTGTTTTAGGTCCTCAATGGCCACTCACTAATCCTCATTttgtcgaccacaaaggtcactttcaaccctaatcctccttttgtcgaccacaaaggtcaagcccacacactaatctttgctcacacGAGCGGGTAACACAAACTTTTTTGTGGTCtttcacaagatttggagactcacaagcgacaCCTAGTCGTTTAGGGGCTTGAAGCTCCAAAAGTAataaatccacaaagaactcgatgtagtatcaaagctcgaatcaagaagaccaagaaggatttagagatgaagcacaaaacccacagctctcaatctcactcaaaga from Zea mays cultivar B73 chromosome 6, Zm-B73-REFERENCE-NAM-5.0, whole genome shotgun sequence harbors:
- the LOC100274522 gene encoding basic leucine zipper 23 isoform X1, with amino-acid sequence MDDGADLPCQLLFSHPEMPDSFDEFFNSATTTCTHTHSCNPPGPSVAMHTHTCLHAHTLVLGSGGEDDDDAREDSAKPRRPLGNREAVRKYREKKKAHAAFLEEEVKKLRAANQQLQRRLQGHAALEAEVARLRGLLLDIRGKIDAEVGGVLPFQKPCSVGSVACADPALCFNGNSEVGGGWEESSRPAAADCRIDEVRGMSREIDVPEGLRHSMDVVASFVSSDPLAE